In Streptococcus respiraculi, one DNA window encodes the following:
- the glgD gene encoding glucose-1-phosphate adenylyltransferase subunit GlgD: MLRNTLGIVNIEGNNVHFGDVMDHRGIQAFGFLGRYRLIDFVLSNMSNSGISDFQVYMPAKMRSTIQHVGTGKHYNVNSKRGKLRLLNSVTDPNSIYQHDIKAFSDNIHYIENSHKEYVLIAPSYFIYSQDFSKLMDEHLETKADITVLYKNVTNAKENFIGCQTLKFGEDKRIVEFEENHGKYKNRPVSLEAYFMKRTLFLELIKRANKVSALYWLKDILRDVVDQYRIVGYAHRDFVACINTVEAYFQTQLDLIDPDTRKLLFKHNWPIHTQTSDSSPCLYGPLAEVKRCLISNGGTINGQVENSVIDRDVVIEEGVVIKNSIILNGVKIKSGANIENAIIDKATVISHPVDIKGSASAPAYLKAYQVI, from the coding sequence ATGCTAAGAAATACATTAGGAATTGTAAATATTGAAGGAAATAATGTCCATTTTGGAGATGTTATGGATCACCGTGGGATTCAAGCCTTCGGATTTTTAGGACGCTACCGCTTGATTGACTTTGTCCTTTCCAACATGTCCAATTCTGGTATCAGTGATTTCCAAGTCTACATGCCTGCAAAAATGCGCTCCACTATTCAGCACGTTGGGACAGGTAAGCACTACAATGTCAACAGTAAACGTGGCAAATTGCGCCTCTTAAACAGTGTAACAGACCCAAATTCTATCTACCAACATGATATCAAGGCCTTTTCAGATAACATTCACTACATTGAAAATTCTCATAAAGAATATGTCTTGATTGCCCCATCCTACTTCATCTACAGCCAAGATTTTTCAAAACTAATGGATGAACATTTAGAAACCAAGGCGGATATTACAGTCTTGTACAAGAATGTCACCAACGCTAAAGAAAACTTCATCGGCTGCCAAACCCTTAAATTTGGAGAAGACAAGCGAATCGTCGAATTTGAAGAAAACCACGGGAAATACAAAAACCGTCCTGTTTCTCTTGAAGCCTACTTCATGAAACGCACGCTTTTCCTTGAATTGATCAAACGTGCCAATAAAGTATCAGCCCTTTACTGGCTCAAGGATATTTTACGCGACGTGGTTGATCAATACCGCATTGTCGGCTATGCTCATCGTGATTTTGTCGCTTGTATCAACACAGTTGAAGCCTACTTCCAAACCCAACTTGATTTGATTGATCCAGATACGCGCAAGCTCCTCTTCAAACATAACTGGCCGATCCATACACAAACCAGCGACAGCTCACCATGCCTTTACGGACCGCTTGCCGAAGTCAAACGTTGCCTCATCTCAAATGGGGGTACTATCAATGGTCAGGTCGAAAACTCTGTGATTGACCGTGATGTGGTCATCGAAGAAGGGGTGGTCATTAAAAACTCAATCATCTTAAACGGCGTGAAAATCAAGAGCGGTGCCAACATTGAAAATGCCATTATTGATAAAGCAACTGTGATTTCACATCCGGTTGATATCAAAGGAAGTGCATCAGCACCCGCCTATTTGAAAGCCTATCAAGTTATTTAG